The segment TCAGTCCTGTTTGACCAGGGTCATCCTCACAAAGTCACCCCTAGTACACAAACATAGTACAATGTAAAAACAAGCACATTACAAGTTCCTTAGGTGACTGAGGTTAAAATTCCGCGGGCTTTTTACTCTGGGAGTGGTTCTCTGATAGAAGAGTAAACatgtttacatttcattttgttgttttgtgtatCATATGGAATATGGCATCGATTGTAAATTAAATcttggtgttgggggggggggcagtaaaaCCGAAGAGTAATCTGAAGAAATTGAATTGCATAAAGCCCCACAGCTCTGACTAGAAAtacgtatttttttaatctaacaaTTTATAAACATAAGTACATAGGAATAAAATGGCTGTGTGCCTTCTCTAGTGTGTATATGTGGATGGTTAGCATATCTTTTCTTAAAAGCTGTACCTTTCTTGAATCTAGATTCAAATCATATGGCAAGCGGGTTGGAAACACCAGGCATGCATGTCAGGGGCTAGGGCACCAAGCTACCCTGGCACGCTGTCAGGTCAACTGCTGGACTGCTGCTTGGCAGAACTACAAATCTCCCCGCTGGCAGCTCGTGTTCCAGGCTCCTGGCTGGGCTTCGCCTCTTGCCCTGCATCGTTTtgggcaggtaggcaggcaggaaGGCACAACTGGGGATAGCTGAGCAATGTGGAGCTGCTGTGACCACAGCTGGTGCCAACATCCTGGCACGCAACCCGCCCCACCCCTTTCCTCCTCACCAAGCCCTGCAAACAAAGGTTGCAgttaactaaaatatattataCACAGCTTCTTGTACAGTGTGCTTATGCGGTTactcagttgttgtttttttcccctccaatttaaaagttaattatttcTGTGCTATAGGGACAACAAGATatttccatcacccattttccctgagGACAATGTACACATTCTCACAGACACACTTTTAAAACACATCAAAGTGCCTCTAAATGTGGGAAAAGAGGAACAAGTTCAGAATAAAGAGATAATATTTACTATAAATAGCAGTTAACTTTCTTATTATTTGCAAGAGGCATTTATTAGCTAGGCAAAAGGGTCTTGAAGGTTGTGTTTatgaacaacacacacacacacacacacattctctgttCTTACTGGGGATATTTATTCAAAGCaaacaaagcattttaaaattcagatgatAAATAGAGAAACCCTAATGTGCACAAAATAAACAGATTCTGCTCTTTTGCTCCTTCAAAAGCCGAGTCTCACcccagtttttcttcttcttctatccTCATCTAGACTCCCAGCTGAGGGAGCCAGTGACCTAATTCTGCTCAGTTCTAATGCAACACGGGAGTGAATTCAGAATATCTCGGTACTGGCCTTGCTGGGATTGCAGAACCCCAAAGTCATTCTCCTGATGCAGAGGTAATCCTGTAATCAGCGCTAACACCACTCACCAACCCTTCTAACAGCTTGTAGGAGAAACCCCTTTACCTCCTGTCAAGCAGTGACCTAAAACACTTTAATCCACTTTACATTCTCAAGGTCAGAGTGGGTACAATGCTATCTATTTGGcctaagagaaaaggaaaatttcttgCTCTAAGTATTAGATTTCTATTGTCCCACCCTCTTGGTCCTTCTAGATGTATGAAAGGCTCACATGGGGCTTGTAGTATTCCCTTCATCATCTCAAAATTTTAACTCACCCTCGAAACAGATGCCCCTTCTCCTTAATTTTTGTACTGAAAAAATGGCAAGCAAAACTTCCCAGTTCCCAACCTAAGAAGCTCTAAACTAGGAATTTATTGACATTCCCCAagttggctttattcaatgatcAAGATAAAATGCATGCATAAAATCCTGGCCAATTTGCATACCttattcttacacacacacacacacacacacacacacacacagctaacTCTTTTTTAACCTGTGACTGTGACTGTGacatacatttgtttttaataatatcttAGTTTTATATAACCATATATTCAAGGTCTTTATCATTCAAGGTACATGAAGGTTGTGCATTTAATCTTTAGCATGGTTGTAGAAGATATGATTCACAGAGTagagaatagataaaaataagcaTGCAGCAGCATGGTGCCGAATCATCAGAACTCACCATCTTATCAACAAATAGAAGtcattcttctttatttcttgagCAAAGCAGTTTCATATAAGATAAATAGCTTTCAGTCAGAATAGCCTAACATGCAATATGCATCTTTTTGACATGTATATTCTAGCACTACTTTAGACCGtaagattaaaataagaaaaatctcagcGTTGTGTGTTGACAACAAACACTGGTTGCATCgggatttttttctagttttcatcCCCCAGAATTTGACTCAGTGTGTGTAGGTTTATACATTACTGGCTATTGCTAAATGGTCAGTTTCTAGTGACCTTCAAATACCATTTTCTAAAGGCTTATAAGGGAAATAATTTGGGGGATTtgtacttttttatattaaacattgAAAGTCACATCGTGCTTTGGAGATACTGTGTTTCATTTTCAGAGATCAGGGCATAGTAGAATATGTTTATAATAGATTTAGGAGGCTGGGTTCTAGATATGTGACCTTGAGAAGGCCATTTAGCTAATCTAGTTTTAGTTTCTCCATCTTGCAAAGGAAGCATTTGGGTCAGATGGTTTTTCAAATTACACCTAGCTCTAATACGATGCCATTTATACattattgttcttttgttaacATAGAAAGTAAATAGGGAATAGGGAGGTGGATGAATAAATTAAGTAGACACCTTCCATGGCCCAAGCCTTTGGCATTGGACCAATCTTCCCTCTGTGGGTCCAGACTGACCACTGTTCTATGGCTAAAAACGCTTCTCACCCAGGCTGTCTAAGCCCCTCCTATTCTCAAGTCCTGTTGCAATGCAGCCACAGTAGCCTTGCACCTTTAAGGCAGTGATGTTGCTGCAAGGTTTCTGTTCTCACTGAAATATTAACTTCTACTTTCTGAGACGGAAAACCTAACTGAAGCCCTTGAGAAAACTGGCATCATAGAAAACttcaattttcaaatattcattgtTCTTTCTATATTTACCAGTTTGCATGTGTGGAAGAAAGAACTTGGATTTTTACAGCAGACTGCCTTTGCTTAAAACTCCAGCTCTGTTACTTATCTAGCTCTTTGGCCTCTTTGCAACTCAgctctgaaatattttctcatctgtaagatggacaAAATACCCACATGGATAGTATTATAGAAGAAAAGTAATGTATTTACAAGTGTTCAAAAAATGCTCTCCTTCCTCGTTCTACTTCAACATCAAATTATTTGGGAGGGTATTGACAACGATACCGAACATTCTCATTTACAAGAAATCTACAGAATCTCTTTTGTAGCCTGTTATTTAGTGAGAATCACGTTTTGAAATGATAAGGGTGAAATAAACTGCCTCATTTACTGAAAGATACTGCTACATCAGTTGACACTgatcagttttgttttgtcttgtacTATTGAGTAAATTGGCTCCTTTCTTAAGGCTGACCTTTGTCTGCCTCTGTgacaccatctccctctcctagTCTCCACAACTTCAAAGAATTCGTGTAAACACATAGGCCTAAGATTAAATAAATTCTGCAGGTGCCAAATTAGTCTTACATGTGAAAGCTCTTTGAAAAGAATTAAGCTCTATGCAAACTCAAGAGAACTGAAATACAGTTTCCAAAAGAGTACATTTATTCCTACTAGATAAAGGGCCAGTGTGGAAACACGTACTGTGCCCGTTTTGGAGCAGAGGAGGTCTAGGATATAGGCAAACGTACTGAGAGACACTCAGGAGGCCTGGGTCCTAAATACAACTTTCCTCCTTGCTCTCCATCTGGGCTGTTATTTGTGGAAAGTATAGTAGCATCACAAACACTGGTCCTGGCTCTCCAATTCGCTACGtgtgtgaacttggacaagttactcaTCTTCTCAGTTTCTCGTTATAAATATAGGGATAGTACTATCAAACTCAAAGAAATGTGGAGTGCATGGaagaagataataaatgtaaCGATCTTGGATCAAGTTTTCCTCAGAATATACATTCAAAAAAAGTAGCTAATGATCATGATTCatatcatttttgaaagagaacagtTGAATTAGACGGTGTAagttctttttcatctttaaaagtcgacaccttcctcttttcttcctaatAAAATATTCCTTGTGGAGTTTGGCATGTTCTGAGCTCAGGGTTTCAGAAGGCTGAGCAGATTTAGAAAGACGAGTGTTCAGATTGGGCAACTGTAAAAACAAAAGCTATCCTATCTTTACAAACCCAGTCGGTAAGTGAATGTGCATGAATTACTCCATCTCCAGTTTATAtgttacaaatacagagaaccatCTCAGATAATAAAAGTGAGTGCTGAATATTTTTGCAAGCTATTATAACATTTTGAAGGAATACTATAAACACATACAAGATGTGACTATATGGTAATGAAATGAATTTTCCTGTGTGGCGCGAAAGCTCATTAGCTTAGAGCCTTGTTCTGTGCTGTTCTGCAGAAGTTGCATATGACATTTCTCACTAATGGCTCATGCTGTCACTAAATATTTGTCTCGAACTCCCTCAGTCTTTGGGAATGCAGACATCCACTTGTGTGTAAATTAATAGCTCTGCAGAATCTAAATGAGATGCCCGGAAAAGTCCTTTTCATTTGCTGAGtccaataaggaaaaaaaagtccttttccTAATTATAGACTTGACCAGAGTTGTTGTTTCCAGatagataagaaaataattattctatGGGAAAGGATGCTTTGTATGATTCTCAGTAAATAAAACTGgggctttgtttttaataattctaCTCTTTACATTGAAATGTGATTTTCAGCAAAGGAGAAAAGTAGGTGTGTACACTTACTTTCTTCATCAAGGAGATTTTCAGCAGCTGATAGTAACCTCATCCTGTCTTctgggtttttaatgtttaattcaaTGAGATGACTCTCTTTTATATCCTTTAAATCTTCTAGGGTCTCATAACCGTTGAGTAACagtgttgaggtatattcctatgagggagaaaaaatatgtatagtatAAACTAGCcagattcaaatattttatttttagttctctttAGATTTAAGGAAAGTGTAGAAATGCATATGGAAACCAAAGGCACTGATAGGGCTTTTGTGTAACTTTATTTAACTTGTACTAGTTTTCCACATCTGAACTCTAGGGCATTTAGAAGAGTATGTTGGATAATTCTCACCTTCTGGAAGGAcaaatgtaaagaagaaataattaccTTAAGCTGTGCAGCGCTAAATCATGGATCAATTAAATAGCTGGATCATTCATCCCATTTGGCACTTTTTCACTTCTCAGATAGCTCAATTGACAAAGCTAGGGTGTCCTTATGTCTATCAATAAAATGCCTCTGGAAGAGTAATTATAGTAATATTTCTGAATCTCCATCTCtccttgtttgcttgcttgcaaAAATATTTGCCCTCACTAACTTCTTGGGGTAGTTTGAAAAGTGAATATGAAACAGGCAcaattctttacaaaaaaaaaatacctagcaTTTTGTGAAATCATTATATAAACCGAAGGAACTCCAGACTTTCTATTTAATTAAAAGCTTTTATTAAGCATAAAAGCATTGTGGTTGGGAAAagtattgtttccttttctcagcATGTATATTTTTGTCCATCATTTGCATCAATATATATTAGTTTAAAATTCATAGGCTTCTGATTTCTGAGTCTGTATGTTATTTATGTAACCTCTGTTCTCTCTAACGgaataaaaatgcaaagtgaAGTTGCTTTACAACTTCCTCAAAACTTCCTTCCATTTTACTTGATCACAATTTCAATATCCTTATTTTGGTTACTAAAACTGAATAAGAGGAGGTATAAAAGTTTTAAGCAATTGGAAAGAACTACCAGCCcctttttacaaaagaaagaaaaagaaagaaaaagtaccacttctttttaaaaaataatgtctccTAGATGGAGTACTAAGTTAGAACAGAGAAACCAAAATTCCCATTCTGACTTATGTCTGATTGTGGGTTCTTGAGTAAGTTATTTCACTTCCCCAGACCTGGGTTTTCTCATAGGTCACAgggcaaacaaaaagaagaagcaggGTTTAAACTTGTACTTCATCCAAGCAGTGCCCCATTTGAGGGGCACCCATCGTAATGTAGGAAGGCCGAGGTAGTTTGTCTACAGACAGGAGTATAACTAGATAATTCAAGAGAAATAATTAAGGAAAGTTTAATTGGCTATTGCCTTGATGAATCTTGAAAATTATCAAAGTACTGCTGcattaattttagaaatggatTGCAAAACAGTAAATTGAGTGAGGCTAGGTAAATTGTATGTACACACCATTGAACAAGGTAGATATTTCATAGAAATTTTGCTAATATAACAAGAAAATAATTggattataaatataaacaacacAGTTTCCTTAACACAATCATCATGGGGGTTTAATGATCACTATTTCCTAACAAATTGCTTTTGgaacaattatatttatttgtcttctcttgACTTGCTTTTGATCTCTTCCCTATAGAAAatgcaattttcttttcatttttcctttcaattctctGGATTTTTACCTTTACTCTTCATACTCCATCATTCTCATTTACATGTTTTCTCTGGGCCTTTTATTCTCcaaggtattttcatttttcactgcaCTTTCTCAACATTAATCTCTACTGTCACTGCTAAGTACCATTAGAGTTTAGTCCAAGGGATGTTATATCAAGACCTGTCCTtgcataataaaagtaataaaggagaaataagaacTCTTCTTGGAAAACAGATTTCCCTTTGCTGtaagtcatatatttttttaacactatACAAACACTGATCCAGTCTCCTCATTTATTCCATCCAGATGCCACCAGAATCAAACAGGCCACAAGTTTGCTAACCTGAAGGTCAATCCTCTGTAAGAACTCCTGCAGAGTCTTGGGTTTTTCCTTTCCACTCCTTCGGTGTGCCTTTATTTTCTTGGGGGCTGCTTCCTCTTCTGAGATGACATCCACATAAATAAATTTGAAGTTTCCCACTTTATTGTTCAGCATTCCTGTCCACATCCCCATTGGTGTTTTGCAGATAATGTCTATTATGTCTCCTttctaaagacaaagaaatatacCAATCAGTTTTCAGAGAACTCTGGTGCTATAACAATTGGTAGAAAGAATAGAATCATAGAAAACTAGAATAATGAGGGAATATGCTAAGGGGGGGGTTACTGATAACAGAAATAAATCTAAGAGAAAAATTCTTCTAAAAGTTCAAGGGAACTATTTGCTagtaataatgaagaaaatttcAACCAACTTGAAAAAAGCTCTTACATACATTTGATGATATCTTTATGTTTTTGGTATATCAATTTATGAACTTAAAATTGTAGAGCACAATGGAATTTAGAAATACTTTTGCATATACTGAGTCATTTTATACCCATGATACATTTCTTAGGTACATATACAAGGTTTCATTATTACTCTaaatattagagaaaagaaatgcaaacattaaattaaattttgaaaatcatgGCAGTTGTCTGAATTCAAATGACAGAACCAGAACTCAAGTCTAAGTCGTCTGAACTCAAAAATGATGCTCTTTTCATTCATCTTGTCAAAGCAATAGATATGTAACAAAGCTCAAGCCATGATTCCTGGAGGAGCTCCCAaataaggaaggggaaaaaaaaaagaagtgtgtatCTCAGTCCATGCTTCTAGTTCATCTGAAAATTTTACCTACAGTATAAAATAAACCATCTAAGTGTAGCATTCATCTAAAATAAGGAAACTGTTAAGAACTTTGTATATACCAACTATGTAAGAAAAGTATGTGTGCACTATGGATAAATTATgctacttaattattttaaagaagacaatACTTAGATTTAGTTCCACACCAAAGTTGGATTGATGTATGACTGAGCACATAAGCATGGACAAACCAAttggtctttttctttattcacatCTGAGACTCTAATTGGTTATAGGCTGCCAGTTATTGGCAAGAGTAGAAAACACACAGGGGTACTTCTTTATAAGGAAAATTGATTTCTATGCAAATACAGTGCCTACATTTAAAAGTCATAGCTACTCCTTTGAGACTTATAAGTTTCTACCCCAGAGAGGACATTATAGATTtgatatttttaccattttaggGGTCTACCCTCAAGCAAAGCATTAAGTCTGctactaaaaatacttttttactgATGCTCTATGAATGTGTATTCTATCTAAAAcacaaattgtatttttaatagtGGGATTCAATGTGATCAAAAGATCTGATCTTTCTGATTTGTGATCATCTGCTTGTTTGACCCTATCAGCTTTTCATCTCGTTCTTCCTGCCTCTAACTATGGGGAATCAAATCCTGGGCTTGATAGGATCAGCTAAGCAGACCTAGAAAATCCCCAGAAGCTCTAAGGGAAGTTGCTAAGCATGGGAGCTCTCTGCTGCATCCTTCCTATTATCCTTTAAACTCATAAAAAGTATACATTCCAGGAAAGCCCATAGGTCACCAAGCAAAGACCCAATTTCATTGTGGATAAGACCCCTGATATAAACAATAGCATTCAATCCCCAGTGGTAACTGTGGGATTTTTATTGTGTCCTACAAGAGCTCTACAAATATCACCTTAGGCAGGACAAGTGGTGATGCACTGGTATAGCATTGTAGGGAAGGCAAAAAGCTTTCCTGAGTCAAATGGGTTCAATTTATTCCCTTATACAGTCCTTCCCCAACTATGGTTACTAGGCTACAAGCATTCTTCCCCCCAAGTCTTGAACTTAGACTTTGAATTATTTCATTCCAAGGATTGAGGAGCTAACTATGAAGAATAATGTGTTCTTCATTCTCCAGCTGAGCTTACTCTGATTTATTATCCTaaaagggataaagagaaaagcTGAGTGTcttgaatattaaataataacatcAACACTTCATAACTTATCATAATTACTGGTTAATACTGGCTTGATGTTGGTAGTATAGAAAATTCATCATTTTTGTCCTTTTAGCTATATCTATTTGTGTTGCTAAAAGGAATAATTTAACATGTATAAAATGCTTTGGCACTAAACCTTCTATTTGTACTATTGCAACAGCACCTCCCTTTTAGTGTGAGTAGAACTACAAAAATAATAGATCTCATACCCACAATTATGTTGTATTATATGACACAAGGGACTATGCAGATATAATTAATGTCCCAAATTagttaattttgtaattaaaagaGAGCTTATCTGGATGTTTCCAACTTTATCATGTAGaagccccccaaaataaagagaTTTGAAACATGAGTGAGTTTTTCTTCTGAAGGCTTTGAAGGAACAAACTGCCATGTTATAAAGAGGACCATGGCTGGCAGCCTCAAGGGGCTGAGAATGGCTCCCAGACAGTATCCAACAAGAAAGCAGGTacttcagtcctacaaccacaagcaactgaattctgccaatagCCAGTGAGCTTGGAGGAGGACACTAAGCCCCGGGTGAGGACACATAGGCCCAGCTAACACCTTGATTGCAGCCCAGTGAGACCTTAAGCAGGGAACCCAATGGAGCCATGACCAATGGATGGCCCACAGAACTGTGAGGtaataatacatttgtgttgtttaaaaAGCCTCTGAGTTTGTGGAAATTTATTACACATCAAtggaaaatacagataataaGAGTAAAAGAGGGAATTCAAGAGATAATATCATTGGGAGAAGGATATATGGTCACTCATAGCAACCAACTTAAGTACTAAATTTGCCCAGCCAAGTCTGGTTCCCAAGGGAGTTGCTCTGCATGGCTCTTGCCAGATATCTCCAactcttttctcttgctccttttaCTCCAGCAAGCATCAGGCAGGGCTGGGCACCTCCAGTAACCTGTGAGGCTTTTGGCTTTCAGAAAAATGTAGACAATTTCTTCTCCCCTGACAGGCTTTGATTCTGCAGTATCTATATAACAGCGACATATGTTATGGCCTCAACAGATGGATTCCCTTACCCACCTCTCATGTTTTGTTCAAATTCTTACAACATTAAACCAGTGCTCAGTTCTACTGCTGGGAAGAACACATttaaccaccccaccccccacacacccgATTCCCACTGTGCATTTCCTGACACAGATCATACAACCAGCACTAGACAGACCATACAGAATACAGATATGATGTGCACACACCTTGATTTTGAGGGAGTCAGTGTCATAGGGGCTTGGTGTAAAATCAGTATGTACTCTGGCACGGCCACAGAATGGTCCAGAGTATGGGCCATCATCATCAAGTCGAAAACTGTCCCGGTTACTTGTACCATCTGAACAACTTGTGACTCCACCTGATGAAACCAAAGCAGAGGTTAACGGTTCTCCCTGAAGGTTCACAAAATTCTGAACCATCGTCTGGATACAGCTAAGCAAGGACAATGCTGAAACATCAGATGCCAGCCTTTTGAGGGGGTTCTAAGTGatggattcttattttttttcctacctcccAGTCACTCTCCATTCATGACCTCTGTTCTCTGAGCCATAGCAGAACTTTCTCCAGACAATCTGACTCCTCTTTCCTCAAACACTAACCAAAAACACCCTCTCACTTCAGTCTTTATGATCTGATCTAGTAGCATAGTGTTTTGAGCACTGAACACTTGCTAAAGAGGCAGACAGTATAGGCTTAACTCCCTGTGCAGGCCAGACAATTTTGTACCtgtaaacaaagacaaaaacctaTAGCAACAGTTTGATCTTTGTATGCTACTGATCACAAATGTTCAAAGAATAAGACCACAAGTTTCCCCATGCTTATCACAATACAGCCGGAATACTCTCCCAAACTTCATATTGTGTACCACAAGCCATTTTGAAGCAACATCTCTAAGCATAAAAGATAATGCTTTTGCTTGTTGTTTGAGTGTGAAGGAAGGAGGATATGTGCCTGTACCCAAGTGGTTCTAAACTTTCTAAACTGGGCTTTTAAAACTGCTCCAAATCCTTGTTCTCTGATCCTTTTCCCTTCTGAGTTGGAAGctcagggaaaaaagagaaaacggATTCCATTTTGGATGCTTGCGAGATGGAGGCTAGAATGGTTCCCAGTGGAAGTAACTCTGTTTGTCCACCACTCTCTGTTGTCACctcactttttctttcagtatggCCCTTCAGTGTTCTGTTCAATGATGGAACAGCCCTGGTTTCTCTATGTATTCAAATAATTGTGGCAATATGTAAAGAACCTTAGAGATGCTCCATATTGTATATGAACTGGTATAAAAGAAAGGTGAGTTGCATGTAATTACAGAAATTAAGCCGCATATTACAACAGCTAAGTGGGCCACTGTTTCCTCACACCCTTCCTTCCATGACCACTTCAGGCCTCGGCTTTAAACGGTATGCTCTAGTTAGTAAAATTCTACCAACATTCAGCATTACagtttagaattttaaaacttccagCAGAAATGAATACTAATGAAATCTGAGTTTCATGCATGCAAAAATATATCCTTCAAATGTTTTTGCGTTagctttttttttcacaaaataactGTTGTACAGCcaataggaaaatagaaatataattcacGATGTTTGAAACATCTGGTCTTTGTGATCTGTCTTCAAATAAGAGAAAGTTGATTTCAAAGGAAATACAAGATAAATAAACCTtgtgcaacaacaacaacaacaacaacaacaatatttAAAGCCCAGAAGAAATTAGAAGGATGTGTAACAGTATACATATAATAAGTTATAAGGCATCCTTCAGTTATCAATAGTTTCATCCAACTATTGTAGTCGATATGTGACTGAAACCTGAATGAATTCCTTCTTAGAAACACATGCTGATTCATTTCTGTCACCTAATTAGTGGTATTCCTTCTATTTAGTATTTACATAGTATTTCAGTCTTTACTCATAATGCTGGATGGAGACCTAAAAAGTAAAGGTCAGAATTGATGCGTATGTCCTGCGCTTTTCAGAATACTTCAggtaaaatggaaggaaaaaaatgagagaggacaggagagggaagaaagaaagaaagaaaaaaagaaagaaagaaagaaagaagaaaaaagaaaagaaaaaagaaaaaagagggaaggaaggaagagaaagaaagaaagaaagggaaggggagagtgggaggaaggagagaagaagaaagaaagaggaaaggagaaaggaaggaaaacaaaaggaggaataaagaaaaggaaaagaaggagaaagagagggagggaagaagagatagaaaacaggattttgtttttctgaattcttCAACTCATGTTAGTAATTATGACGCAAGATAATCCTAGTTCTCccaagtatacattttttttatcttaaggaTGAGGATTTAGTTACCCAACGTGATCTTTTTGAGACATGCCCCTAAGAGCCCTGCCAACTACAAAATTAAGtttcaaaataattcataattCTATCTAATATGTTGTGTATCATTTTAAACAATAGCAATTTTATGGATTCATCACATCCTACATTTTCACTATTTCTCTTATGAAGTAGCTGGAACCTTGTTGCTAATGTGATGAGCCCCAAATctattgttgtttttcatttgcaatttgtttcctttgcattgttttttgttttaattctggtAGTATTAACATCcaatgttatatcagtttcaggtatacaacatagtgattcaacacttcagtACATTACACAGaactcatcatgataaatgtactctttaatgCCTATCACCTACGTCATCCgtttccccacccaccttccctctggtaaccatcagtttgttctctatagttaaaatcTGGTTTTAATTAACTTAACTCAGACCTCCCAGTTGTCCCTTATTCTATAGCCTTACTTGATGAACTCCGCCCACTGTAGAGACTATCCATGGAGTCACTGGCTTCGAGGGAGATCTTCTCTGTGTGAGATCCAATCATTGGGTCACTGTTCCGGTACGGGAGGGTATCCTCTCCATCCTCCTCATCCTTCAGAAAAACATCAGAGGTTAAGTGCAGAGAACTGATTTCCTTGGAGATATTCACTGTGTGCATTGATTTAACAAACGAGAcatattttagcaataaaatgcttaggaatacaTCAGCATAAAATATGAGAGTCATTAATCTTTAGTTCAATTTCTAGCAAAA is part of the Prionailurus viverrinus isolate Anna chromosome C2, UM_Priviv_1.0, whole genome shotgun sequence genome and harbors:
- the SAMSN1 gene encoding SAM domain-containing protein SAMSN-1 isoform X1, with protein sequence MLKRKPSNASEKEKHQKPKRSSSFGNFDRFRNHSISKPDDSTEVYEGESINENGEQNKTSNNGGGLGKKMRAISWTMKKKVGKKYIKALSEEKDEEDGEDTLPYRNSDPMIGSHTEKISLEASDSMDSLYSGRSSSSGVTSCSDGTSNRDSFRLDDDGPYSGPFCGRARVHTDFTPSPYDTDSLKIKKGDIIDIICKTPMGMWTGMLNNKVGNFKFIYVDVISEEEAAPKKIKAHRRSGKEKPKTLQEFLQRIDLQEYTSTLLLNGYETLEDLKDIKESHLIELNIKNPEDRMRLLSAAENLLDEETIQEQENESVPLSLSPDISLNKSQLEDCPRDSGCYISSENSDNGKEDVESENLSDMVQKITITEPSD